CTATAATTAGGGGGTATCAACAACCTAACAGATTCTACTCAAGGGTGGAGCCGGCGGCCGGGGGGGCCagagccccccccccccccccccccccaccccccgagccctgggctggctccgcccctgggCCCAAGCCCGTATAAACCCGCCAAAAACTGGACGGGCTTGGGCTTTACGAATTTTATATCGGGCCGGCCCGGCCCCgaacataaatataaatacttaattttttttgaaaggtaTATAAATACTTAAGTTTGCtattgtaatttataatttataatatatttttataaacatatattttatgttgtaatttattttagatTTGATGTTTTGATAGACAAatagtttattataatttttccaAACTTATTAAGTATTGTGTTGTGTGTTTATTAAGAAAGTTGGTGTgacattttaaatttaattgtattttttttaatgtacaAATGGGCTTGGACGGATGGACTTGGGATTCATATGTTAGGGCCGAGCACAGCCTGAGCCCGAACCCGACTAAATTTCTCGCGGACTGGGCAGGGCTTGGGCTCGTCAGGTTTAAATAAAAACCCGACAGGTCCGGTCCGAGCCCGGCCCATGCCCAGATCTACCTTCAATATTTGGGTCGTATTTTTATTAgcattatataaatttaaaaagacAACTACTTCGTAACAACTTTGATAATTTCACATGATACTCTCACAATCTTAACTACATCCTAAAAAGAGGGAAAATGAAATCAATGTAGAAAACGAATATTCAATTATGAAAAAAACAATATTGAACTGTAAAAAAGATACAAAATGAGGAATAGGTAAAAGCTAATACAGATATGGAATTTAAAAATAGAAAGAGAGGGAGGgattaaattgaaattgaataagTGCCACATGATTTGATTTGTACTTGACCCCACTTTCCAGAACACTCATAACTTAGACtggataaacaaaaaaaaacacagttCAAGTTTAAAGTGCTTTTTCTTGGATTGGTTTCTCTCTCTGTACTAGAATAGAAAGGTATTTTCATATTTTGTCCCTTCCTTCAATTCCATTCAAAGTTCAAAAAACAAAACCCACAGAAACTTCATTCCAAAATATCTTTTCTTTATCTGGGGAAACAGGACATGAATCTTGTTGGTTTGTTCCTGCCCATGTGGCCATTGTTTTCTGCTACATATTTGTTTTTCTCACTTGATGCCAGACCAGACTCCACATTCTCCTCTGTTAAAATGGAAGCTCACTCTCCAGGTTTCTCATTTACTTAATGCTTCTTTCTATTTACTTTACTACCATTTCATAATTTTGTCTAGATTTGCTCTATGTTTCAACAATTATCACATTTCCTTGTATTCTgtctactttttatttttattttttttgggttaattttaaaatGAAAGGAATATCATTTCTTAAATGCATATTGGATTGCACCAAAGATTTCAAATCTGGCAATAAAACTGAAATACAAGTTAATTTATTTGTGTGTTTCTCCACTTGTCTCTCTGAATAAAGAAATCACTTCTGTTGTTAGATTTTGTTTGAAAAATGCAATTTCTGTATGTACTTGTTATGGTTAATATTTCATTCAGTTTTATAATGTTTGAATCAGGAATGTCAATGGCTCCTGTGGTTACTGTAATCCACCATCAAGATTTGAACAAGAGAATCCTCATAGCACTAATTGTAGCTTCCTCTGTCCTTGCCggaatcttcttcttcttctcatgtTTTTGCATTCACAGAATGATAAACTCCAAGAATTCCAATGACAAAAAGAAGCAATTTGGTATATACATAATCATTTCCACAAATTTCATATTCAGTTTCTTTTTCAAACCTCTTTAAATACTTGTATCTCTTTGTGTGAATATGAAGAAGTTGGGAAAGAACAGCCACTGAGTCTAGTGTCCAAGAAACTTGATTCCTCAACAACGGTTGGTAAAAATGCTCCGATTGCTGCAATGGAGTATCACTTGCTAGAAGCTGCAACAAACAATTTCCGGGAAAAGAACCTATTGGGTGAAGGTGGTCGTGGACGTGTCTACACAGCTCGTTTTAATAATAATCTCCTTGCTGCTGTAAAGAAATTGGAGAATGGACTGGATGTTCAAAGAGAGTTCGAGGTATTGAAATTGagtttgttttctattttttttgggGGCAGAAATGCTAAGGAGCTTCTTTATTCCAATTTCAAATGTTAATTGTTAGTGCAGAATGAGAAGAAGTGGTTGATGAAAATCCGTCATCAGAACATAATTTCTCTTTTGGGTTACTGCATTCATGATGAAGCAAAGTTTCTTGTGTATGAAATGATGCAAAATGGGTCTTTGGATAGTCAATTGCATGGTAAAGTAAAACTCCtttcaattttctttttctttttcttttaaagaAATGGAAGATGCAACTTACTAATCCTTCAATTAATGTTGCTTGTGTTATCTTCTTGGTGGATTTTTAGGACCAACACATGGTTCAGCATTAACATGGAATCTGCGAATGAAAATTGCTGTAGATGTTGCAAGGTAAGTCCAACTCATTGTCTTTGTGTTGTATGCTTATGCTTTTGTTTTTCAAAGGCAATAAATACCTTCTGATAATGGCCAGAGGACTAGAATATCTACATGAGCATTCCAATCCTCCTGTTGTACATAGAGATCTAAAGTCATCTAACATTCTTCTCGATTCCAACTTCAATGCCAAGGTAAAGAAGCTTCATATTCTCATGTGGCATGTCTACATTGTTTAGGACTCAACTCTTAAACAAGTTTTTGGTTGTTCAGCTTTCAGACTTTGGACTTGCTGTAACTTCTAGAACTGAGAACAAAAACATAAAGCTCTCAGGAACCTTGGGTTATGTTGCCCCAGAGTACCTTTTGGAAGGTATGCTCAATTCTGTACAACTCTCTATGCAGCCTAGTAGTATTTCAAAATCCAGCTACAATTAcaattctctctctttctccaGGTAAACTAACCGAGAAAAGTGACGTCTATGCTTTTGGAGTTGTCCTGCTTGAGCTCCTTACAGGAAGAAGACCGGTGAAAAAGATATCACAAGACAACTCCGAGTCTATAGTAACATGGGTAACTTCCATTTAGGACAATATTATCTATATGTCATCTCTTTAGGTGATTCCTTTGAGGATTCTATGCTTGTGGATTTTAATTGTGCAAACATTTTTGAACATGTAGGCCTTGCCCCAACTTACTGACAGAGCAAAGCT
The window above is part of the Euphorbia lathyris chromosome 3, ddEupLath1.1, whole genome shotgun sequence genome. Proteins encoded here:
- the LOC136224344 gene encoding probable receptor-like protein kinase At1g80640 — its product is MNLVGLFLPMWPLFSATYLFFSLDARPDSTFSSVKMEAHSPGMSMAPVVTVIHHQDLNKRILIALIVASSVLAGIFFFFSCFCIHRMINSKNSNDKKKQFEVGKEQPLSLVSKKLDSSTTVGKNAPIAAMEYHLLEAATNNFREKNLLGEGGRGRVYTARFNNNLLAAVKKLENGLDVQREFENEKKWLMKIRHQNIISLLGYCIHDEAKFLVYEMMQNGSLDSQLHGPTHGSALTWNLRMKIAVDVARGLEYLHEHSNPPVVHRDLKSSNILLDSNFNAKLSDFGLAVTSRTENKNIKLSGTLGYVAPEYLLEGKLTEKSDVYAFGVVLLELLTGRRPVKKISQDNSESIVTWALPQLTDRAKLPNIVDPVINNSMDLKHLYQVAAVAVLCIQQEPSYRPLITDVLHSLIPLLPLELGGSLRITEPAGAATQPAHQ